The following coding sequences lie in one Alosa sapidissima isolate fAloSap1 chromosome 15, fAloSap1.pri, whole genome shotgun sequence genomic window:
- the LOC121683567 gene encoding mitogen-activated protein kinase kinase kinase kinase 5 translates to MMDSHNRAALDISTRNPQDDFEIQLRVGGGTYGEVYKARNKQTYELAAIKVIKMEPEDDFSVIQQEIVMVKTCKHHNIVAYYGSYIRANKLWICMEYCGGGSLQDIYHVTGPLSESQIAYVCREMLQGLDYLHGQKKIHRDIKGANILLNDQGEVKLADFGIAAQITATFARRMSFIGTPYWMAPEVAAVEIKGGYNELCDIWSVGITAIELAELQPPLFDVHPLRVLFLMSKSGYQPPKLKDKTKWSPMFYNFVKAMLIRNPKKRPSAAKMLTHQFVIQPGLRQELTLDLLEKLQHPEKLKDCLLTEEEDMEIHVPSSLRRIHSINRHNQAERTHSDISLQQIYTQRPLKIKTDSPDTTLRSEGCRWIACPEPDKKWTVRNENVGSDDDYDDVDIPLNSSSSETVPDSNTPPPLPPKPKVRTSSEESVVSEDDHSRSQHTLLPPVPPLYRTASGTHTRPTPRPRSTRNTNSDPSSFKGYRTESPAEPQPPELPPKKDRRKRHPKQEPGECASPVSRKPPIIFKKVFNGCPLKINCSTTWEHPTTKDQHLIFGADAGIFMLNLNGAEATMELLYPGKCTWVYTISNVLMSISGKSAQIHSHSLKELYEQARKDHRMVALPTHRLLPRKCLITTKIPDTKGCQTCTVARNQLRDCVFLCGALDSSVVLLQWYEPMHKFMLIKTFDFPLPTPLRVFEMVVVPDQEYPLVCIGVTKGNSPDQPVQLNTINLNSNTSWFTGTGLEACCADTVQVIQLDISTLLVLIDSSAYFVNLEGSVRSQRRLQSEVSFHLSVEAIVYFEGTLLALWRHGWQRRGENFSEILQETTNRRRTYRLVGSDKMVVLETRPTEDHSGHCNLYILEIAERFIPVP, encoded by the exons AGGATGACTTCTCAGTGATCCAGCAGGAGATTGTTATGGTCAAGACATGTAAGCACCATAACATTGTGGCATACTATGGCAGTTACATAAG GGCCAACAAATTGTGGATCTGTATGGAGTACTGTGGGGGTGGATCTTTACAGGACATCTATCATG TAACAGGACCACTGTCAGAGAGCCAGATTGCATATGTGTGCCGGGAGATGCTTCAG GGCCTTGATTATTTGCATGGACAGAAAAAGATTCACCGAGATATAAAG GGTGCAAACATCCTTTTGAATGACCAAGGAGAGGTCAAActag CTGATTTTGGCATTGCTGCACAGATCACAGCCACATTTGCCCGCCGCATGTCATTCATTGGGACTCCCTATTG GATGGCACCAGAGGTGGCAGCAGTGGAGATTAAGGGTGGCTACAATGAACTTTGTGATATCTGGTCAGTTGGTATCACTGCCATTGAGCTGGCAGAATTACAGCCACCATTGTTTGATGTCCACCCTCTACG GGTGCTCTTTCTTATGTCTAAGAGTGGATACCAGCCTCCAAAGCTCAAGGATAAGACCAAATG GTCTCCCATGTTTTACAATTTTGTGAAAGCCATGCTTATCAGAAACCCAAAGAAGAGGCCGAGCGCAGCAAAAATGCTCACA CACCAGTTTGTGATCCAACCGGGCCTGAGGCAGGAACTTACCCTGGACTTACTAGAGAAGCTACAGCATCCAGAAAAGCTGAAGGACTGTTTACTAACAGAAGAGGAGGACATGGAG ATACATGTTCCGAGTTCACTCAGAAGAATCCATTCCATTAACCGACACAATCAGGCAGAGAGGACACATTCTGACATCAGTT TGCAGCAGATCTACACACAGAGACCACTGAAAATAAAGACAGACTCCCCAGATACAACA TTACGGTCAGAGGGTTGTCGATGGATAGCATGTCCTGAACCAGACAAAAAGTGGACAGTGAG aAATGAGAATGTTGGTTCAGATGATGACTATGATGATGTAGACAT ACCCCTGAACTCCAGCAGCAG TGAGACTGTTCCAGATAGTAAtactcctcctccacttcctccaAAG CCCAAGGTTCGCACAAGTTCAGAGGAGAGTGTGGTTAGCGAGGATGATCACAGTCGCTCACAGCACACCCTCCTTCCCCCTGTCCCTCCCCTGTACCGCACCGCTAGTGGAACCCACACACGCCCAACCCCACGGCCACGCTCTACAAGAAACACCAACTCAG ATCCTTCATCTTTTAAAGGATATAGAACAGAAAGTCCAGCCGAACCCCAACCACCAGAGCTGCCTCCAAAGAAAGACAGGAGGAAACGGCACCCTAAACAG GAACCAGGTGAATGTGCTAGCCCTGTATCAAGAAAGCCTCCA ATTATATTTAAAAAAGTATTTAATGGATGCCCTTTGAAGATAAACTGCTCAACCACATGGGAGCATCCAACAACTAAGG ATCAGCATCTCATATTTGGAGCTGATGCTGGAATTTTCATGCTTAATCTCAATGGGGCTGAAGCCACAATGGAGCTA CTTTACCCAGGGAAATGCACTTGGGTCTATACCATAAGTAATGTGCTTATGTCAATATCAG GGAAGTCAGCTCAGATACATTCCCATTCTCTGAAAGAGTTGTATGAGCAAGCTAGGAAAGACCATCGCATGGTTGCCTTACCTACACACAGACTGCTTCCAAG GAAATGTTTAATAACTACTAAAATACCAGACACCAAGGGATGTCAAACATGTACTGTCG CCAGAAACCAGCTACGagattgtgtgtttctgtgtggtgCGTTGGATTCCAGTGTGGTGTTGCTGCAATGGTATGAACCCATGCACAAGTTCATGCTCATCAAG ACATTTGATTTCCCACTGCCTACTCCTTTGAGAGTGTTTGAGATGGTGGTGGTACCAGATCAGGAATACCCACTTGTTTGCATTGGAGTAACCAAGGGTAACAGTCCAGACCAGCCTGTTCAACTAAACACCATCAACCTCAACTCTAATACTTCCTGGTTTACTGGCACAGGTCTAG AGGCCTGCTGTGCAGATACAGTGCAAGTTATCCAGCTGGACATAAGCACACTACTTGTGCTCATTGATA GCTCGGCTTATTTTGTGAACCTGGAAGGCTCTGTGAGGAGTCAGAGGAGGTTACAGTCTGAGGTGTCCTTTCACTTGAGTGTGGAAGCAATTG TGTACTTTGAAGGTACTTTGCTGGCCTTGTGGCGGCATGGCTGGcagcggagaggagagaactTTTCTGAGATTCTTCAGGAGACCACAAACCGTAGGAGGACCTATCGCCTTGTTGGGTCAgacaa AATGGTTGTGTTGGAAACAAGACCTACCGAGGACCACTCTGGTCACTGCAACCTGTATATTCTGGAAATTGCTGAGCGCTTCATTCCCGTACCTTGA